The genomic DNA CTGCGTTGCACCGAGGATCTCGCGCACGCCGCCGCCGGGCATCATCAGGTCGGCGATCACCAGGTCGAAGGGCCGGGTGGCCAGGGCATGGAGCGCGTCCTGGGTGTGCGCCTTGGTGACGACCTCGTACCCCTCTGCCATCAGGTCCTCGGAGAGGATGTCGCACAGCTCGCGCTCATCCTCGGCGATCAGAATGCGAAGCCGAGGGCGTTCCGCTTTGAGTGATGCAGCGAGGGCCTTCCCCGCAGCCTCAGGCGCCGAAGTGTCCCACGGTTGTGCGTCAAAGCACAAGGTGAAGGCGGCTCCTTCGCCCTCCCGACTTCGCACAGATATGGACCCACCGTGTGCCTGGACGATCCCGTGCGAGACAGACAGCCCGAGCCCGGTGCCGGGGACGTCACTCTGCCCCAGGCGTCCCTTGGTGGTGAAGAAGGGCTCGAACAGCCGGGGAAGATGCTCCGAGGCGATGCCGGTTCCGGTGTCGCTCACCGTGGCTGTGACCTCGCCGGGCCCCACAGCCGCCGGGAGATGCCTGGTCTCAACCGTCAGGATGCCGCCCCTGGGCATTGCGTGACAGGCGTTGATGACCAGGTTCAGGAAGACCTGCTCCAGTTGCCCCTGATCGGCGCTGATCGTCACGCCTCCTGTCCCATAGTCGCGTCGCACGGAGATGCCCGCATTCGCAAGCTGCCGTGAGGCGATCCGGAGGGCGGCCTCGATCGCCGCTTCGATGGTGATGCTCTCGCGCCGGGGCTCGTGAGGCCGGGCGAAGGCCGTGAGACTGCGGCAGATGTCGGCTCCGCGGCCTGTGGCCTTCAGCACCAGGGCCACAAGCTTGTCGTACTCCTCCGGGGTCTGCACCATGTCGGCGCGTTCGGCCCTCAGCAAGAGGCTCGCAAGGAGGTTGTTGAACTCGTGGGCAACTCCGGCCGCGAGCTGGCCTACCGCTGCCAGTCGCTGGGCATCCTCGGCATGGCGTCGGACAGTCGTGTCTCTGCACACCCACAGGGTCGCGGACTGCCCCTCTCGTCGGGTCGGCACAAGGGTGATCTCCAGGTACCGCGGCTCGCCACCTGGGGCCTTGACCTCCACCTCAACGGTCGCGGGCTCCTCACCAAGGGAGATCATGTCGGCCGCAGCCTGGAGACGGAGTGTGTCCTCGGTGCTCGCAGGCTCAAGAACGGGTCGCCCCACCACCTCTTCGGGACGCTCGCAGCCAAGCAGCGCTGCCCCGGTCCGGTTGCTGAAAAGGTAGCGACCGTCGCACACCACGAAGACCGCATAGGGCGCGGCGTCTACCAGGATCCGGTACTCCTCCTCGCTCTCCCGCAGCTTGTCGTCCGCTGCCTTCCGCGCCAGCACATTCCCCAGGAGCGAGCAGTAGACGGCGAGGATGTCCTGCTTGAGAGAGTCGATCCCGGACCCGTCGGCGCCGCCGGTGTTGCACAGCACCCCCACCAGGTCCTCTCCGGCGCATACCTGTGTCCAGACCGACCAGGGGCCCTCCTCCGTCTGGCGAGGGCACCACTGGGGAGCGTCCGGCTCAATCAGCTCGGCACACCCACTCAGGGGCAGCGTCTCCTCGTGGCGGATCGCCTGGGCCTCCGGACGAGATGCCCGGTAGGCCCCCAGAAGCTGATCGCCCTCACGCAGATACAGGATGCTCTGCTCGAGGCCCAGATTGCGGCAGCTCCCTTCGACTGCGAGCCGACACAGGCTCTCGGTGTCCGCGCACCGAAGGAGTTCGTCGGCAGACCGCAGGACGGCACGAAGCCCGGTGGCGATCTCCTCCTGCCGACGCTGCTGGGCCCGACGCCGTGAGATGTCGCGCGCATAGGAGCAGACGTACTCGTTCTCTCCGTAATGTAGGTAGTTGCAGGTGACCTCCACGGGGAACTGGCGTCCCGACTTGGCCTGCAGTACGGACTCGACGGTGATCGTACCCTCGCTGCAGATCTGCTGCCAGGTGTTCGGCCAGTGATGGAGGGAGTTCCGAGGGGCGATATCCCACACCACCAGAGAGCCAAACTCCTCCTTCGTGTACTCGAGGTTCCGGCAGCAGGCATCGTTGACGAAGGCGAAGCGGCCATCGCTCGTGGCCCAGAAGACGAGGTCCGTGGCGTGTTCGAGGGAGTATCGTGCCAGGGCCAGTTCCTCTTCGGCGGCCCTGCGGGCGGAGACGTCGGTGTGCACGCCGGATAGGAGGACCGGCCGCCCCTCCTCGTCCCATTCACAGACCGCGCCGCGGGCCTGGACCCAGCGCCAGGTGCCGTCCTTGGCCCGGACCCTGTGCTCTGACACGAGGTTCACGGTCTCACCGCGCAGACAAGCCCCAACCATCTCGCGGAGTGTGGCCAGGTCGTCGGGATGGATCAGAGTCAGCCATCCCTCTTGGGTCGGCAGCACGTCCCCGGGCTCGTATCCGAGCATCCTGAGCGACTTCTCGCTGATGGCTGCCGCGCCGCTCTGTACGTGCCACTCCCAGTAGCCATCGCTGCTGCCCTCAAGGATGCGCCGAAGCTGCTGCTCACTCGCAGCCACGGCCTGCTGGGCCTCTCGCAGCTCAGTGATATCGGTCCCCAGGGAAAGCACCTGCGTCCTCTGGCCCGTCTCGTCCGTCAGCGGAACCCTCACCGAACGGAGCCAGTGGGCACTCCCATCGGCAAAGGTCACCCGCTCAGCCTCGTGAGTGACCGGCCTTCCTGAGCGCAGGACCTCTGAGGCATCCGCGGCAAGCGCCCGGCCCTCCTCCTGATCACCATATAGCTCCTGCCTGGTCCTGCCCACCATCGCCTCGGTCTCATGGCCGAGGGCGCGGCCAAGCGCCCGGCTGGCCATCAGCAGACGCCCTTCGCGGTCTGTCACACTGATGAAGGCAGGCGTGACCTCAAACACCTTCTGGAGGAAGGCACGGTCGCGGTGCAGGCCCTGAACCCTTTCGCCTTGGTCCGCGACCGCGGCTACCAACCACGCGGCGTGCATGAGGGCCTGCTGTACGTCTTCGCGGCTGAGGGAGGGCACGTTGCGCAGCGCTTCCTGGTAGGTCTCGGGGGCGACCCCACAGCGATCGGCCTCTGCCCGGAAAAGGTCCTCGTCCAGGGGATCATCCTCGTAGAGAAACCGGCCGAGGGAGAGCGTCGCGGTGTGCTGTCCGAGGATACGGAGCGGGAACAGGGCCTGGTGCAAGCCACTCGGGCAACGCTGGAGGGCATATCCCCCGCTCTCTACAAGGGCCGCAGCCTGGGTCTCAGCATGCCCCTGGTGGCACTCGCGGCAGAGGTCCTCCGCACCCACTCCCAGCCTTAGGGTGCCCTCAGGCGTCAGTAGCCGCACGGGGATCCGCACAGCATCGTGCAGTAGTCGTAGCAGTGGTGCAATCTCGTCGAGGTTGATCGGCTCGATAGACCCCGGGTTCGCCTGGGACAAGCTGACGGCCTCCCTGGTGATGGAGTGTGGACATGGGCAGTCCCCCCGGGCCGGCAACAGTATAGACGCCGAGACTGGCCGGCGCAACGGTCAGACGGAGAGCTCCTGCGGGCCCGTCGCTCGGAGTCTTGCGCCGCTTCGGTCGGGTGTGGTATAAAGAAGGTGTTGCACCAAAGGGGAGTAGCAGGACGGTCTCGTACCGTTCCGGGTAGGCCAACAATCCCGAAGATTATCTTCTGGTCTCCCGACCGGTTCCCATCCGGGTGTCAGACCTTTGGTTACACGCTCACTATGCGTGTGGCCTGGTCTGTGCCACACATCCGGAGGTTGCTTTGTTGATCCCCAGACCCCTGCTTCCCATCTTTGTTGCCGTCCTCGTCACGCTTCCCGGACTGTTCGTCGCCATCGCTCACCTTCCGCTTGCTGCGCCTGCCACGGCGCTACTCGCCGGTCTGGCGATTCTGGCTGCTTCCTTCCTCCTCCTGTGGGCCTGCGATACCGCGCAGTCCGATATTTCCCAGGGGTTGGCCCTGGCTGTGGTCGCCCTGGTCGCCGTCTTGCCCGAGTACGCGGTGGACATGTACTTCACCTGGCAGGCCGGCAAGTTCCCCGATAGCGAGTATGCGCACTATGCCATCGCGAACATGACCGGCGCTAACCGCCTGCTCATCGGCGTGGCCTGGGCTCTGATCGCGGTGATCTACTGGTTCAAGTGCCGGCGCCCGGTGCGACTGGAGTCCGATCGACGTCTCGAGGTCGGTTTCCTTGGCGCGGCGACGCTCTACGCGCTGTTCATCCCCATCAAGGGCAGCCTGGAGTGGTACGACGGCCTCGTCTTCGCAGCCATCTACGTGGCCTACATCCTCCTGGCCAGTCGCCGGGGCGTCGAAGAGGCTGAAGTCGAGGGTCCTGCTGCCTACTTGGTCGCGCTGCCGACGGTTAAGCGCCGCGTGGTCACGGCTCTGCTCTTCCTCTTCTCGGCGGGCATCGTGCTCGCCAACTCAGAGCGGTTCTGCGAGGGCCTGATCGGGAGCGGCAAGCTCCTGGGCATCAGCGAGTTTCTTCTGGTGCAGTGGCTGGCACCCATCGCCTCCGAAGCACCTGAGTTCGTGGTCGCGACCATGTTCGCCCTGCGCGGCAACGCCGGGCTTGCGCTGGGGAGTCTGCTCTCGGCCAAGCTGAACCAGTGGACGCTGCTGGTCGGCATGATCCCGGGCGTCTTCGCCCTGTCCTCGGGCTCGATCACCCCGCCGATGCCGCTGAGCACCTTCCAGATGCATGAGGTCATGCTCACGGCCGCCCAGTCCCTCCTTGCCGTGGCCATGCTCTCGACGCTGCGTTTGACCATCGGGCAGGCGGTTCTGCTCTTCACGCTGTTCATCGGCCAACTCGTGGCTCCCGGGCTGGTACAGGCCGCCGGCGGCACCAGCTTCCTCGGGTTGCAGCCCGACCAGATGCACCCGCTCTTCACCTTGCTGTACCTGGTCGCCACGCTGGTGCTGTTCCTCGACCAGCCGCAGCGACTGCGCAGTGTGGTGGCCTGGCTGTCACCACGCGCCCTGGTGCCGGTACCCGTGCGGCATACCGACGAGAACGAACGCGGATAACGCTGTAGCTACCCCAGACACCACAGGGGCCGGGCAGCGTCTCCCGAAGCAGGAGGCGCCACCCGGCCCTTATCGTTATCCTGCGAGTTGTTTCGCGGCAGGGCCCTCGCGGGCGATGCTGCTCCGCTGCTACTTCTCCCAGACCTCCACTTCCTGGACTGCCGTGTAGTCCTGGTCCGGTCGC from Armatimonadia bacterium includes the following:
- a CDS encoding PAS domain S-box protein, with product MSQANPGSIEPINLDEIAPLLRLLHDAVRIPVRLLTPEGTLRLGVGAEDLCRECHQGHAETQAAALVESGGYALQRCPSGLHQALFPLRILGQHTATLSLGRFLYEDDPLDEDLFRAEADRCGVAPETYQEALRNVPSLSREDVQQALMHAAWLVAAVADQGERVQGLHRDRAFLQKVFEVTPAFISVTDREGRLLMASRALGRALGHETEAMVGRTRQELYGDQEEGRALAADASEVLRSGRPVTHEAERVTFADGSAHWLRSVRVPLTDETGQRTQVLSLGTDITELREAQQAVAASEQQLRRILEGSSDGYWEWHVQSGAAAISEKSLRMLGYEPGDVLPTQEGWLTLIHPDDLATLREMVGACLRGETVNLVSEHRVRAKDGTWRWVQARGAVCEWDEEGRPVLLSGVHTDVSARRAAEEELALARYSLEHATDLVFWATSDGRFAFVNDACCRNLEYTKEEFGSLVVWDIAPRNSLHHWPNTWQQICSEGTITVESVLQAKSGRQFPVEVTCNYLHYGENEYVCSYARDISRRRAQQRRQEEIATGLRAVLRSADELLRCADTESLCRLAVEGSCRNLGLEQSILYLREGDQLLGAYRASRPEAQAIRHEETLPLSGCAELIEPDAPQWCPRQTEEGPWSVWTQVCAGEDLVGVLCNTGGADGSGIDSLKQDILAVYCSLLGNVLARKAADDKLRESEEEYRILVDAAPYAVFVVCDGRYLFSNRTGAALLGCERPEEVVGRPVLEPASTEDTLRLQAAADMISLGEEPATVEVEVKAPGGEPRYLEITLVPTRREGQSATLWVCRDTTVRRHAEDAQRLAAVGQLAAGVAHEFNNLLASLLLRAERADMVQTPEEYDKLVALVLKATGRGADICRSLTAFARPHEPRRESITIEAAIEAALRIASRQLANAGISVRRDYGTGGVTISADQGQLEQVFLNLVINACHAMPRGGILTVETRHLPAAVGPGEVTATVSDTGTGIASEHLPRLFEPFFTTKGRLGQSDVPGTGLGLSVSHGIVQAHGGSISVRSREGEGAAFTLCFDAQPWDTSAPEAAGKALAASLKAERPRLRILIAEDERELCDILSEDLMAEGYEVVTKAHTQDALHALATRPFDLVIADLMMPGGGVREILGATQRAGGRPPVIAITGRTEGHLSDDLRRLGAAGCLQKPCTLATVMEAIKEALEQGKA
- a CDS encoding sodium:calcium antiporter; protein product: MLIPRPLLPIFVAVLVTLPGLFVAIAHLPLAAPATALLAGLAILAASFLLLWACDTAQSDISQGLALAVVALVAVLPEYAVDMYFTWQAGKFPDSEYAHYAIANMTGANRLLIGVAWALIAVIYWFKCRRPVRLESDRRLEVGFLGAATLYALFIPIKGSLEWYDGLVFAAIYVAYILLASRRGVEEAEVEGPAAYLVALPTVKRRVVTALLFLFSAGIVLANSERFCEGLIGSGKLLGISEFLLVQWLAPIASEAPEFVVATMFALRGNAGLALGSLLSAKLNQWTLLVGMIPGVFALSSGSITPPMPLSTFQMHEVMLTAAQSLLAVAMLSTLRLTIGQAVLLFTLFIGQLVAPGLVQAAGGTSFLGLQPDQMHPLFTLLYLVATLVLFLDQPQRLRSVVAWLSPRALVPVPVRHTDENERG